In Antechinus flavipes isolate AdamAnt ecotype Samford, QLD, Australia chromosome 3, AdamAnt_v2, whole genome shotgun sequence, a genomic segment contains:
- the CEP19 gene encoding centrosomal protein of 19 kDa, with protein sequence MMYTAKKCGIRFQPPAIILIYQGEAQDKIRQRIMPIRNFSKFSDCSRAAEQLKYNPRHKLYLEGVSLQQLEKLFTFLKGFLRGQTLDQTMEQIQQETTIDPEEDLNKLDDKELAKRKSIMDELFKKNQKKKDDPDFVYDIEIEFPQDEQLQSCSWDAESDDEF encoded by the exons ATGATGTACACTGCCAAGAAATGTGGAATTAGATTCCAACCTCCAGCCATTATCTTGATCTATCAAGGGGAGGCCCAGGACAAAATTCGCCAGCGTATCATGCCAATCCGAAACTTTTCCAAGTTTTCAG atTGTAGTAGAGCTGCTGAACAGCTAAAGTATAATCCAAGACACAAACTCTACCTTGAAGGAGTGTCTCTGCAGCAGCTGGAGAAgttattcacttttttaaaaggttttctaAGGGGGCAAACCTTGGACCAAACTATGGAACAAATTCAACAGGAAACAACCATTGATCCTGAGGAAGATCTGAACAAACTAGATGATAAGGAACTTGCAAAAAGGAAGAGCATCATGGATGAACTctttaaaaagaatcagaaaaagaaggATGACCCAGATTTTGTCTATGACATTGAAATAGAATTCCCACAAGATGAGCAACTACAATCTTGTAGTTGGGATGCAGAATCAGATGATGAATTCTAA